The Porites lutea chromosome 9, jaPorLute2.1, whole genome shotgun sequence sequence ttactatctttttcaagccaaacgaaaggtgagtagttgttttgagttgataaaagttttatattttttctttctcccttcgaatcaatgaaatattcgatggcaagaagaattacattacttgaacagtgaacggccatagatagaaatttttcagatcacgtcagtgtagtattttctatactaaaattgtaatcccgtcttttcttgcattgaatctgaactgaccttgtatgttggtcgtttattagagttatctgggacttcgtcaaagtctgcaagctctgcagaaaagacgacaactacttgcagtgaaaatgatgagtttgagtttgaccagtaaacatacaaatactatgattttattccttttattcctttttcgattttcaatatgaaaaaaatattttcaattgtcagccctcccacttttcaccttgctccgcggtccctgctgTCCAGGGTAATTCTCAGTATCTTGACATACTACCAAAAATACTGAGCCAGTGTAACAACACTAAGGACAGTTCCATTAAAATGACACCTGTAGAAGTCagtaaaaagaagaatgaaagtGCCGTGTATTTTAACCTATATGGAGCAATTGGCATCTAAACCCAAATTCAAGGTTGGTGATAAAGTCAGGATAAGTAAATATAAGAGAAAACTATTTGATCAAGGCTACACACCTAATTGGACTGAAGAGATATTCCTGGTCGACAAAATCCAATCCACAAATCCAATTACCTACAGGTTAAAGGATCTCAACAACGAGGAAATACAAGGCAGCTTCTATGAATCGGAATTACTAAAGGCAAAACAGGATGTATTCCGCATTGAAAAAGTCATTCGGAGGGATTATAAGAAGAAACAAGTTCTTGTGAAATGGTTGGGTTATAGTGACGACTTTAAAAGGCGTCCTAGGAGTGATCTTTGAAACGGAAGAGGAGGAGAAAGAGTAAATGGCTTAAAGAGAtattaatatataatatatataatgTTATATATGTTGGAAAAGACATTCTTCAACTATGAGTTGGATATAGAACTGACTTCATTCATagataataaacaaaatatcTGGTTCAAGGGTAAAGATGTTGCCAAAATCCTCGGATATGCTGACACACGTGATATCATTAGAAACCATGTTTCAGAAGAACACAAGATAAAACAGCTCTCAAGGCAACCGGGCGTTTCACTTGGTTGGTCGCAGACCTATTTTATTGATGAAGCTGGTTTTTATGAACTTACTTTTTCGAATCAAAATTACCAGCTGCGAAAAAATTCTGCGATTGGGTATTCTCTCATGTACTCCCATACATAAGAAAATATGGCCAGTACAAACTGTTTGACAATCCAAATAACCACATGATTATGATTGGTAATGAATCTGATTTACACTAAAAAGTTCTGGATCTCATAAGAAAATTTTACCCAGATTCAATCTTAGTGGCCGGTCTCGGGGAGAATCAGGATACTGAGGGTAAGAGACTCGACTCATATAAAAAGGGATATGTGAGAGGACAGCCTGATCTGATGGTACTCAATTATCACAAAGATTTTGAAGACCTTGGCattgaattcaaatctcccaCCAATATATACCGAGTTTAAGATGCACAATAGGAGATGAAAAAACGGTATTTTAATAATGGCTATACATTTATCCTGTCAAATAATTATGACAAAATATCCAAAGCTATACATAAATATATGCGGGGCATAAGAGTACCATGTAAATACTGTGAAAAACTGTTCCTTACTAAGGAAACACGAAAAACACATTATAAAGTTATCCACCGAATAGGATAACCTATTTATATATTTCCATGTATGCCATGCATTACATGTATCATATTTTGGTACTTGTATTAGGATTTGGGTAACCGGAACCTAATACaatgtttaattattttatctaccgtatttatatatttatagatCTCGATATTGTAAAATTACGTAAAAATTTAAATACGTTCACATGGCAAGAACTAAAAAAGGAggtaataaaaatgaaacacCTGACCTTTGCTGTTACGCGCATGAGACTTAACCAGGTCATAGATCTTATAATTATTTACCGGTTTTTGTTTCCCcatttattaaataaaactgGTACCAAAAGACAGGCTAAGCCTAAACAAGATAATATACACCCTGCTAGCATAAAATTACCCCCGGAATTATTAGCTAAATTGGCCAACcaactaactaaataaaaaactaaCTCCGTATTACTATACTAACTACCTATCTATATTGAACTCATTTACTaaccactttttttttactttttatttcgtcttttttttcgtttcatttGTTCTTCAAATCTACGTGTCTCGCGTTTTCTATCAAAATATTcatgttgttcttttgttaatgGCTTTATGCCATGGCactctttaaaaaatttatgaTAATCATATTCCTTGCCTTCAATCATGAGTGtcatttttgttgaatttttgtaaCTTATTACTGGTATTACTAAATATTTTCCGCAATTGACATCTTTTAATATACGGTCGTGGTTAAATGCTTCGTCCTAATATTCAGCAAATTTAGGGTGCCCATTAATTCGATACTTTGGATAATCATATTCTGGCTCAGCCTCAGGTTCATTTAATTCATTATTTTCTGGCTCAGTCTCAGGCTCAAAATGTTTATCATCAATTTCGTCCACATCATTATACCCATTTATTTCATCATCTACTTCCATATCTTGGATCTCATCATATAAATTATAATCTGGGTCTAGTAGCTCTTAAAATAATTCGTCATCAAATATTTCATCATCTACAAACATAAATTCGGTATAGTATGGCTAAGCCTCAGGCTCATTTTTTgtatacattaattttatttttcgagCATTTTTATGCTGGTCGACAATTCGATCAATATAAATCTCCACTGCACTAGGCATACTTATATATATCGATATCCCTTTAAGTGTCTTGCGTTTTAGCCAAATAATTAGTGAAAATGTGGGGGAAATGCCTCTCAGCGTGAGTAATAAATGTCCCCGCGAAATGGGGGTGAAAAATCGCCGTGATGGCCACGGTAGTTTTTTTAGTGGTGTCCTTCACCGCCAGTGTTACTGTGTGGCTGTTGTTTGCACTGCCAACAAACAGACTCCACGTAAAGTAATGTCTCGATTCACAAAAAGAGCTAAAAGGTCATTTTTGTGTCCAGGGTAACCCCAATTTCTACCCCTATTCACCAAATCAAATCGTCCTCAAAGAGGTCTGCAAAAGAAATGTTGCGAAGGGGACTACTTGGTCCATGTCTCAGAGTATCTGAAAAAGGCAGAGGGGGGGAAGGCAATGCTGAGTGGAAAAACCTAAAAAGGGAGGCCATTTCATTGAGATAAAGAATGTTAGTATCAAGAACAACATCAGCAAACTCCTCAACAGTCATCACTGGAAAGCGTATTGCTTTTATTACTTCGTCGCCCAGGATTCTTCTTTTTATTTGACCTTCTGCTGCCAAACCTTGCTTTTCACACTGTCGTGTTGCCCAGCCATCTACAGCTTTAAACAAGGCTACCTCCTCAATCGTCAGAGTGTCTCTTGCGACTATTGCTTCAAGTAAAGACTTCTCAATTGTCTCAAATCCTTCCGATTTCACAAACGCTTCTGTCTGATTCTCAGTCACTTTCCAGCATCGATCTTCCAGGGCTTTCTCCTCATATTTCAGTGAAGATGGCAGAACGCTGAACACATTGGAAGGATCTAACTTTCCTTTCAGATATTCCACGCATTTATCAGTGAGTGAAGGCACAATGTATTTCTTGGCCAAGTATAACACTCCCATCACATTACTTCCGCTTAAATTCACTTCATCACTGTACAGGTAACGAAACAACTCCAACAGACTCTCGTAATCACAGTCAGGCAGTTCAATAGTTTCTTTAGTCTCTGCCAGTTCGCCGTAAAACATGGCTTCAAACACAGGACTGCCAATCGCCAGTATGAATTTGTGAGCTGGAATCACTTGTTTACTTTCCCTTTCGCCATTGCTGTTTGCAACAACAAACTTGACATCGCTTAAGCGATCGTTGTTGAGCATAAACCTGCCTCTTTCTCTGATAGTGGGTCTTGCCGTTTGCCAGTTTGTTTCCGTAGACATATTCGTTTAGTCGGCCTGTGGTAAGAAGTCAAAATATCTcgcctttttttaaactttacaCCTAAgaactcactttgactccagCAACAAATGATACTGTCACACGcccaatacaaattttaaacaTGTGATTAAAAACGTAAAGCGATCTGTCGCATAATATAACGCAATGTCACTCAAGAGGTCACAAAACCTTCGGATAGCATAAATTCATAAGGCAGCCTGGATACATgaccagggcccggttgcataaaacgcccgtaacaactacgggtatacgtacgtgcactcgtaacttaagtgagttgcattaaaCACTTAAGTGGTCccttagggaattcacttaagtggttgcacttacgattttcgtaagtgttcacttaagtgtcggttatgcaacagaaatttcgggtgttgcataaaactttttttacgggaaaaatagctcgtaaatttacgggacctatgtaggtcccgtatcgttactgtttttactaaagttaacaagatcttttactgagaagtgaaaaaaaataatttttcttcacgtaattcgttCCAATGCGCTTTCTGATGTACATTTTAAGCCGACGttgtgaaaaagaagaagaattatcattttcagtagacattgaagaaaaataaggattgcatgcaaatttcatttttttgagaggcttaaaagtgttcgaaacgactgaaaaatttctttacactcaccgatagttagcttaaaaaaaaagagtgagtcATTAATAAAGTACTGTATCAAAGTTACGTGAGcctttaagtgagcccgtaagttaccaagTTAAACAGTAACTTACGAAAGTGCTAAGTGCGTTTCATGCAgcacccgtaagtgtacccataacg is a genomic window containing:
- the LOC140948676 gene encoding BTB/POZ domain-containing protein 6-like translates to MSTETNWQTARPTIRERGRFMLNNDRLSDVKFVVANSNGERESKQVIPAHKFILAIGSPVFEAMFYGELAETKETIELPDCDYESLLELFRYLYSDEVNLSGSNVMGVLYLAKKYIVPSLTDKCVEYLKGKLDPSNVFSVLPSSLKYEEKALEDRCWKVTENQTEAFVKSEGFETIEKSLLEAIVARDTLTIEEVALFKAVDGWATRQCEKQGLAAEGQIKRRILGDEVIKAIRFPVMTVEEFADVVLDTNILYLNEMASLFRFFHSALPSPPLPFSDTLRHGPSSPLRNISFADLFEDDLIW